A genomic segment from Actinoplanes sichuanensis encodes:
- a CDS encoding TerC/Alx family metal homeostasis membrane protein, translated as MLEVSALGWIVTIGVIVALLALDLTLGVLRPHVVGFREAAGWSIFYIAVAIVFGIVFGSVYGWGHGTEYFAGYIVEKSLSVDNLFVFVIIMTTFAVPEKYQQEVLTFGIIIALVLRVIFIALGAALLSAFSFMFLIFGLILLYTAVQLFRHRDEDPDVGENALVKAGRRLLPVTDDYVDGKMVTRIDGKRMVTPLFLVLLAIGGTDLLFALDSIPAVFGVTESAYIVFVANAFALLGLRALFFLVKGLLDRLVYLSTGLSLILAFIGVKLVLHWAHKDISDAVPEVSTPVSLGVIIGILIITTVASLIKSSRDPSLKAHAGSLHASPNKQQHAEN; from the coding sequence ATGCTTGAGGTCTCCGCGCTCGGGTGGATCGTCACCATCGGTGTCATCGTCGCCCTGCTCGCCCTCGATTTGACTCTCGGGGTGCTCCGTCCACACGTCGTCGGCTTCCGCGAGGCCGCCGGTTGGTCGATCTTCTACATCGCCGTCGCCATCGTCTTCGGCATCGTCTTCGGGAGTGTTTACGGCTGGGGCCACGGCACCGAATATTTCGCCGGCTACATCGTCGAGAAGAGCCTGTCGGTCGACAACCTCTTCGTCTTCGTCATCATCATGACCACCTTCGCGGTGCCCGAGAAATACCAGCAAGAGGTGCTCACCTTCGGCATCATCATCGCGCTGGTTCTCCGGGTCATCTTCATCGCGCTCGGCGCCGCCCTGCTCAGCGCGTTCTCGTTCATGTTCCTGATCTTCGGCCTGATCCTGCTCTACACCGCGGTGCAGCTCTTCCGACACCGCGACGAGGATCCCGACGTCGGTGAGAACGCCCTGGTCAAGGCGGGCCGCCGACTCCTGCCGGTGACCGACGACTACGTCGACGGCAAGATGGTCACCCGGATCGACGGCAAGCGCATGGTCACGCCGCTGTTCCTGGTGCTACTCGCCATCGGCGGCACCGACCTGCTGTTCGCCCTCGACTCCATTCCCGCGGTGTTCGGCGTGACCGAGTCGGCGTACATCGTCTTCGTCGCCAACGCCTTCGCCCTACTCGGCCTTCGCGCCCTGTTCTTCCTGGTCAAGGGCCTGCTGGACCGCCTCGTGTACCTCTCCACGGGCCTGTCGCTGATCCTCGCCTTCATCGGCGTCAAGCTGGTCCTGCACTGGGCCCACAAGGACATCAGCGACGCGGTTCCCGAGGTGTCGACGCCCGTTTCGCTCGGCGTCATCATCGGCATCCTGATCATCACGACGGTCGCCAGCCTGATCAAATCCAGCCGCGATCCGTCGCTGAAGGCGCACGCGGGCAGCCTCCACGCCTCCCCCAACAAGCAGCAGCACGCCGAGAACTGA
- a CDS encoding response regulator transcription factor, with protein MNDAFRTAPRRSRQTSELTDREVQVLTLVSHGKTNKQIGADLYLSPATIHSHLKKVFRKLDANDRAHAVAQAFRAGMLR; from the coding sequence ATGAATGATGCATTCCGGACGGCCCCACGCCGGTCCCGCCAGACGAGCGAACTAACCGATCGTGAAGTACAGGTCCTCACCCTGGTGTCGCACGGCAAAACCAACAAGCAGATCGGCGCCGACCTCTACCTGAGCCCGGCGACCATTCACAGCCACTTGAAGAAAGTGTTCCGAAAGCTGGACGCCAACGACCGAGCACATGCGGTCGCACAGGCCTTCCGTGCCGGAATGCTGCGATGA
- a CDS encoding amino acid permease, with amino-acid sequence MLVAAVLGVFAVGLAAMARHVPNSGAFYAYASIGISRPVGVGTAFVALVAYNAMQIGLYGAFGVAAHNALSIFGIDISWIICALIGWAVIAFLGRLDIDLNARILTVLVCAEVLIVLIFDAVMLGNPYGGTITFDTLNPGLIATAGGVSLLVAAIAGMVGFEAPLVYAAEARDPRRTIARAIGFTLLVAAFLYGGTAWAMSVVAGPDNIVVIAGQHLDDLFFFLPDPYLPAVLVDLGRIFFATSLFAAMLAFHHTVARYALTVAREGVLPAGLARTRGGVPVAASMSQSALALVVLVVFAIATWDPTTDLFFFGTVSGGLGVLVLMTIAAVAVVRFFRRADHGETRWRRAIAPWISVVFLSLVLLLTVAFFSVLLGTDNVAKVWSPILSFLAALVAGIIWGRKLRRERPDIYAVIGTGHPPLAPGESAPPVITDAPAAESATAAESATAAESATAAESAAVTESATAAESAAVTESATAAESTTAAESAAVTESTTTGESATTAKSTKAEKTEKSDVASVIEPPRSSTDEAPDTPEIPDGSATEKPDEPTAARSAPAAPATIADGDGNTADGDGNTMDSDGNTANGGDGDGDGDGGKTVDSAGTAAGATVSSETAATEATSGGQGPAGSTPDDGGTPEASRPAPAPRKRAPAKTAPRRRPSTGTTSGDQAPDAVTNQPPSVNGAADNGSLPESASGSDQPTGSQAARSRTTRRPAPRPRRPQPSDTAVPADSEPPDER; translated from the coding sequence ATGCTGGTCGCCGCCGTGCTAGGGGTGTTCGCGGTGGGTCTGGCCGCGATGGCGAGGCATGTGCCCAACAGTGGCGCCTTCTACGCGTACGCATCGATCGGCATCTCCCGTCCGGTCGGTGTGGGTACCGCGTTCGTGGCGCTGGTCGCCTACAACGCGATGCAGATCGGTCTCTACGGCGCCTTCGGAGTGGCCGCCCACAACGCATTGTCGATCTTCGGCATCGACATATCGTGGATCATCTGCGCATTGATCGGCTGGGCGGTGATCGCGTTTCTCGGCCGTCTCGACATCGATCTCAACGCCCGCATTCTCACCGTCCTGGTCTGCGCCGAGGTTCTCATTGTTCTGATCTTCGACGCCGTGATGCTCGGCAATCCCTACGGCGGAACGATCACTTTCGACACCCTCAACCCCGGCCTGATCGCCACGGCGGGTGGCGTGTCTCTGCTCGTGGCCGCGATCGCCGGCATGGTCGGGTTCGAAGCGCCACTGGTCTACGCAGCTGAAGCCCGTGATCCGCGGCGCACGATCGCCCGTGCCATCGGGTTCACCCTGCTGGTGGCGGCGTTCCTCTACGGCGGCACGGCATGGGCGATGTCGGTCGTCGCCGGCCCCGACAACATCGTCGTCATCGCCGGCCAGCACCTCGACGACCTGTTCTTCTTCCTGCCCGACCCGTATCTCCCGGCCGTCCTCGTCGATCTCGGCCGCATCTTCTTCGCGACCAGCCTGTTCGCCGCGATGCTCGCCTTCCACCACACCGTCGCCCGCTACGCCCTGACCGTGGCCCGCGAGGGCGTCCTACCCGCCGGCCTGGCCCGCACCCGGGGCGGCGTGCCGGTCGCCGCGTCGATGTCGCAGTCCGCGTTGGCCCTGGTCGTGCTGGTCGTCTTCGCGATCGCGACGTGGGACCCGACGACCGACCTCTTCTTCTTCGGTACGGTCTCGGGCGGCCTCGGCGTACTCGTCCTGATGACCATCGCCGCGGTAGCGGTCGTCAGGTTCTTCCGCCGCGCCGACCACGGGGAGACCCGCTGGCGCCGAGCGATCGCCCCGTGGATCTCGGTGGTCTTCCTCTCGCTGGTCCTGCTGCTCACGGTGGCCTTCTTCAGCGTGCTCCTGGGCACCGACAACGTCGCCAAGGTCTGGTCCCCGATTCTGTCCTTCCTCGCCGCGCTGGTGGCCGGCATCATCTGGGGCCGCAAACTCCGCCGCGAACGCCCCGACATCTACGCCGTGATCGGCACCGGCCACCCGCCGCTCGCCCCCGGCGAATCCGCGCCCCCGGTGATCACCGACGCTCCCGCGGCCGAAAGCGCGACCGCGGCCGAAAGCGCGACCGCGGCCGAAAGCGCGACCGCGGCCGAAAGCGCGGCCGTGACCGAAAGCGCGACCGCGGCCGAAAGCGCGGCCGTGACCGAAAGCGCGACCGCGGCGGAGAGTACGACCGCGGCCGAAAGTGCGGCCGTGACCGAAAGCACGACTACCGGCGAAAGCGCGACCACGGCCAAGTCGACCAAAGCTGAAAAGACGGAAAAATCCGATGTTGCTTCGGTGATTGAACCTCCCAGGTCGTCCACCGACGAAGCGCCCGACACCCCCGAGATCCCAGACGGGTCCGCTACCGAAAAGCCGGACGAGCCAACGGCCGCGAGATCCGCGCCTGCCGCACCCGCGACCATTGCGGATGGCGACGGCAACACGGCGGACGGTGACGGCAACACGATGGATAGCGACGGCAATACGGCGAACGGCGGCGACGGCGACGGCGACGGTGACGGCGGCAAAACGGTGGACAGTGCCGGAACTGCGGCGGGCGCGACCGTCTCATCGGAGACCGCCGCGACCGAGGCCACCAGCGGCGGCCAAGGTCCAGCCGGATCAACACCCGACGACGGAGGTACGCCCGAAGCCTCCCGCCCAGCGCCGGCTCCCCGAAAACGCGCCCCCGCCAAAACGGCTCCCCGGCGTCGACCGTCTACCGGAACCACCTCGGGCGACCAGGCTCCCGACGCAGTCACCAACCAGCCCCCGTCAGTGAACGGCGCCGCCGACAACGGTTCACTTCCGGAGTCCGCGTCCGGTTCCGACCAGCCCACCGGAAGTCAGGCCGCACGCTCTCGAACCACCCGCCGCCCGGCCCCACGCCCTCGCCGCCCGCAGCCTTCCGACACCGCAGTCCCCGCCGATTCCGAGCCTCCCGACGAGCGCTGA
- a CDS encoding S66 family peptidase, translating into MTIRYPSPLRPGDLVGVTSPSSGVDESMSGRLQVAVETVRSRGYEVVVGECMDGARHVSAPAPQRAAELNRMLTDPAIRAVVPPWGGETAIDLLPLLDWDAISAAEPTWIVGYSDMATIITPLTLLTGVATVHGNNLMDTPYRPPAGLLSWLDVVTLAPGDSFTQSPPGRYRDKGWVDYRTNPEVDEFVLDAEGGWTRLDGAGDVDVEGRLIGGCIETLCNLAGTRYADTSALGADGLLVYVEAAGDDAATICRNLHGMRLNGFFDNTAAVIVGRTAAPPTGSLSQTEAVLDALGGLGVPIVADVECGHVAPYLPLVNGARGRLVFSADRAEITQTLD; encoded by the coding sequence ATGACCATCAGGTATCCATCACCGTTGCGTCCCGGTGACCTTGTCGGTGTCACCTCGCCGTCCAGCGGGGTCGACGAGAGCATGAGCGGCCGTCTTCAGGTCGCCGTCGAGACCGTGCGGAGCCGGGGGTACGAGGTAGTCGTCGGCGAGTGCATGGACGGCGCTCGGCACGTAAGCGCCCCGGCCCCGCAGCGCGCCGCCGAACTCAACCGGATGCTGACCGACCCGGCGATCCGGGCCGTGGTCCCGCCGTGGGGCGGGGAGACCGCGATCGATCTGCTGCCCCTTCTCGACTGGGACGCCATCAGCGCAGCCGAGCCGACATGGATCGTCGGTTACTCCGACATGGCCACGATCATCACGCCGTTGACGCTGCTCACCGGGGTGGCCACGGTGCACGGCAACAACCTGATGGACACCCCGTACCGTCCGCCGGCGGGTCTGCTGTCCTGGCTGGACGTCGTCACGCTGGCGCCCGGCGACTCGTTCACCCAGTCTCCGCCCGGCCGTTACCGGGACAAGGGCTGGGTCGACTACCGGACGAACCCGGAGGTCGACGAGTTCGTCCTGGACGCCGAGGGTGGCTGGACCAGGCTGGACGGGGCCGGTGACGTGGACGTCGAGGGGCGGCTCATCGGCGGCTGCATCGAGACGTTGTGCAATCTGGCCGGCACCCGGTACGCCGACACGTCTGCTCTCGGCGCGGACGGGCTGCTCGTCTACGTCGAGGCGGCCGGTGACGATGCGGCGACGATCTGCCGGAACCTGCACGGGATGCGGCTCAACGGGTTCTTCGACAACACGGCCGCGGTGATCGTCGGACGTACCGCCGCACCGCCGACCGGCAGCCTGAGCCAGACCGAGGCGGTCCTCGACGCGCTCGGCGGTCTGGGCGTGCCGATCGTCGCGGACGTCGAATGCGGGCACGTCGCTCCCTACCTCCCTCTGGTCAACGGGGCCCGCGGTCGGCTCGTCTTCTCCGCCGACCGCGCGGAGATCACCCAGACTCTGGATTGA
- a CDS encoding response regulator transcription factor, which produces MSAVRVLIVDDDPLVRAGLTMILSGDEQVSVVGQAADGAEVPEAVERHQPDVVLMDIRMPGVDGLAATETLRGRPGAPEVLVLTTFDADEFVLRALRAGAAGFLLKDTPPGQIRDAVLRVAQGEAALSPSVTRQLIAHVAAGTSHEPGPDPDRRRAETLLARLSAREHEVALAVAQGRSNAEISTELHMSVATVKAHVSRVLTKLDLNNRVQVALLVHDAGLA; this is translated from the coding sequence ATGAGCGCGGTTCGGGTGCTGATCGTCGACGACGATCCGCTGGTCCGCGCGGGACTGACGATGATCCTGTCCGGTGACGAGCAGGTGAGCGTGGTCGGCCAGGCCGCCGATGGGGCCGAAGTGCCGGAAGCGGTCGAGCGGCATCAGCCCGATGTCGTACTGATGGACATCCGGATGCCCGGAGTCGACGGACTCGCCGCGACCGAGACGCTGCGTGGCCGGCCCGGGGCGCCCGAGGTGCTGGTACTCACCACATTCGACGCCGACGAGTTCGTGCTGCGGGCGCTGCGTGCCGGGGCCGCCGGGTTCCTGCTCAAGGACACCCCACCGGGCCAGATCCGCGACGCGGTGCTGCGCGTGGCCCAGGGCGAGGCCGCACTGTCACCAAGTGTCACCCGGCAGTTGATCGCGCATGTCGCCGCCGGTACCTCCCACGAGCCGGGCCCCGACCCGGATCGGCGCCGGGCCGAGACCCTGCTGGCCCGGCTGAGCGCCCGGGAACACGAGGTCGCGTTGGCCGTCGCGCAGGGCCGCTCCAATGCGGAGATCTCCACCGAACTGCACATGTCGGTGGCCACCGTCAAAGCCCACGTCTCCCGGGTGCTCACCAAGCTGGACCTGAACAACCGGGTCCAGGTGGCGCTGCTGGTCCACGATGCCGGCCTGGCCTGA
- a CDS encoding sensor histidine kinase has translation MGASSPEYRWLWPSALAADPAGPLAARRSTRDWAVDSLCFLLAIAFTAWIVVELLDPASETAKTWGTTPIWLTAVDAVASTIAAIGLWWRRRFLTALAVYSLLLTTFSMASALTQLIVVFTVGVHRRFAVLAGYTALVIAANAVFAVARPEGGLGYWEAFGWGAAINVVAALWAMIIRGRRQLIVTWRDRAERAESEQRLRVAQARVLERTRIAREMHDVLAHRISLLSLHAGALEFRPGAPPEEIAGAAAVVRSSAHQALQDLRVVIGVLRTGQPEDEQTPERPQPTLSALPTLADESRSAGNRVRLQINADPESVPAATGRAAYRIVQEGLTNARKHAHGAAVRVVVDGEPGEGLSIEVRNPMPVTVPARPIPGTGMGLIGLAERALLAGGRLDHGRVDDDFVLTAWLPWPP, from the coding sequence GTGGGAGCCTCCTCGCCGGAATACCGCTGGTTGTGGCCGTCCGCGCTGGCCGCGGACCCGGCCGGGCCGCTGGCCGCGCGCCGGTCCACCCGCGACTGGGCAGTCGACAGCCTCTGCTTCCTGCTCGCGATCGCCTTCACCGCCTGGATCGTCGTCGAGCTGCTCGATCCGGCTTCCGAGACGGCGAAAACCTGGGGCACCACACCGATCTGGCTCACCGCGGTCGACGCGGTGGCCAGCACGATCGCCGCCATCGGCCTCTGGTGGCGGCGTCGTTTCCTGACCGCGCTGGCCGTCTACTCCCTGCTGCTCACGACGTTCTCGATGGCCAGCGCCCTCACCCAGCTGATCGTCGTGTTCACCGTCGGCGTGCACCGGCGCTTCGCGGTGCTCGCCGGCTACACCGCCTTGGTCATCGCCGCCAACGCCGTCTTCGCCGTCGCCCGGCCGGAGGGGGGCCTCGGCTACTGGGAGGCGTTCGGCTGGGGCGCCGCGATAAACGTGGTCGCGGCACTGTGGGCCATGATCATCCGCGGCCGCCGGCAGCTGATCGTCACTTGGCGTGACCGCGCCGAGCGCGCCGAGTCGGAGCAGCGGCTGCGCGTCGCCCAGGCCCGCGTCCTCGAGCGCACCCGGATCGCCCGGGAGATGCACGACGTCCTCGCCCATCGGATCTCGCTGCTCAGCCTGCACGCGGGCGCGCTCGAGTTCCGGCCCGGAGCACCGCCGGAGGAGATCGCCGGCGCGGCCGCCGTGGTGCGTTCCAGCGCTCACCAGGCCCTCCAGGATCTTCGGGTGGTGATCGGTGTGCTGCGCACCGGCCAGCCTGAGGACGAGCAGACCCCGGAGCGACCACAACCCACCCTCAGCGCGCTTCCCACACTCGCCGACGAGTCCAGGTCCGCCGGAAACCGGGTCCGGCTGCAGATCAATGCCGACCCCGAGTCGGTGCCCGCCGCGACCGGCCGTGCCGCGTACCGGATCGTTCAGGAAGGCCTCACCAACGCCCGCAAGCACGCCCACGGCGCGGCGGTGCGGGTCGTGGTCGACGGCGAGCCGGGCGAGGGCCTGAGCATCGAGGTCCGCAATCCGATGCCGGTCACCGTTCCCGCTCGCCCCATCCCCGGTACGGGCATGGGCCTGATCGGCCTCGCCGAGCGGGCACTCCTCGCCGGGGGGCGCCTCGACCACGGCCGCGTCGACGACGACTTCGTGCTCACGGCCTGGCTGCCATGGCCCCCATGA
- a CDS encoding ABC transporter ATP-binding protein: MIAVENLTKTYGPQRAVDDVSFTCEPGTVTGFLGPNGAGKSTTLRMICGLTPPTSGRATVAGVPYRRLGNPGRHIGVLLDASAQHAGRTGREVLALAAITMGLDTARVPERLARVGLDATAAKRRVRAYSLGMRQRLGLAYAMIGDPAVLVLDEPANGLDPEGIHWMRGLLRGFADRGGTVLLSSHLLREVEVVADRLVVIGNGRILTQGDKEDLLGAAGTMVRTTDPAALDALLQRMGLTGTRSVDGSVLVPSDPQTIGQAAAAAGVVLLELRPAGAGGLEEMFLRLTAGAEPEGAHR, from the coding sequence ATGATTGCGGTTGAGAACCTCACCAAGACGTACGGGCCACAGCGCGCCGTCGACGACGTGTCGTTCACCTGTGAGCCGGGTACGGTGACCGGTTTCCTCGGGCCGAACGGCGCCGGCAAGTCCACCACGCTGCGGATGATCTGCGGTCTGACCCCGCCGACCTCGGGTCGGGCCACGGTGGCCGGGGTGCCGTACCGGCGGCTCGGCAACCCGGGGCGGCACATCGGTGTGCTGCTCGACGCGTCCGCCCAGCACGCCGGACGCACCGGGCGGGAGGTCCTCGCGCTGGCGGCGATCACGATGGGGCTGGACACGGCACGGGTGCCGGAACGGCTCGCGCGGGTCGGCCTGGACGCGACCGCGGCGAAACGGCGGGTGCGAGCGTATTCGCTGGGCATGCGGCAGCGGCTGGGTCTGGCGTACGCGATGATCGGTGATCCGGCCGTGCTGGTGCTGGATGAGCCTGCGAACGGTCTGGATCCGGAGGGCATCCACTGGATGCGCGGTCTGCTCCGCGGTTTCGCCGACCGAGGCGGCACGGTCCTGCTCTCCTCGCACCTGCTGCGTGAGGTGGAGGTGGTCGCCGACCGGCTGGTGGTGATCGGTAACGGCCGGATCCTCACCCAGGGCGACAAGGAGGACCTGCTCGGCGCGGCCGGGACGATGGTGCGGACCACCGATCCCGCCGCCCTGGACGCGTTGCTGCAGCGAATGGGGTTGACCGGCACCCGGTCGGTCGACGGCAGTGTCCTGGTGCCGTCGGATCCGCAGACCATCGGCCAGGCCGCCGCAGCGGCCGGGGTGGTGCTGCTCGAGCTGCGACCGGCCGGGGCCGGGGGTCTCGAGGAGATGTTCCTGCGCCTGACCGCGGGCGCCGAGCCGGAAGGGGCGCACCGATGA
- a CDS encoding ABC transporter permease, with the protein MTATTSDVMPATVPASAAAPVPMARLTFVELRKLADTRAGMWLLIVIGLATVATSAILLGWAEDSEITFAGLYGFGLLPSAVLLPVLGILSVTSEWSQRTALATFTLVPARARVLLAKVAAGVLIAIAATAATALLAAVANLIAPAVGGDGSWSLDPSMVWQSLLMQVIFVLMGIAFGALLLNTPLAIVIFFALPTVWSILGGSIRVLADASEWLDLNVTSQAMAEPDMTSGEWARVAVSAAVWVVLPLVLGAIRVLRREVS; encoded by the coding sequence ATGACCGCGACCACCAGTGACGTCATGCCGGCGACCGTGCCGGCGAGCGCCGCCGCGCCGGTGCCGATGGCCCGGCTGACCTTTGTCGAGCTGCGCAAACTCGCCGATACCCGGGCCGGTATGTGGCTGCTCATCGTGATCGGCCTGGCCACGGTGGCGACGTCGGCGATCCTGCTGGGCTGGGCCGAGGACAGTGAGATCACCTTCGCCGGGTTGTACGGGTTCGGGTTGCTGCCGTCGGCGGTGCTGCTGCCGGTGCTGGGCATCCTGTCGGTGACCAGCGAGTGGTCGCAGCGGACCGCGTTGGCCACCTTCACCCTGGTGCCGGCGCGGGCCCGGGTGCTGCTGGCCAAGGTGGCGGCGGGCGTCCTGATCGCGATCGCCGCGACGGCGGCCACGGCGCTTCTGGCCGCGGTGGCCAACCTGATCGCACCGGCGGTGGGCGGCGACGGCTCGTGGAGCCTGGACCCGTCGATGGTCTGGCAGAGCCTGCTGATGCAGGTGATCTTCGTGCTGATGGGCATCGCGTTCGGCGCCCTGCTGCTGAACACCCCGTTGGCGATCGTCATCTTCTTCGCGCTGCCGACGGTGTGGTCGATCCTGGGCGGCAGCATCCGGGTGCTGGCCGATGCGTCCGAGTGGCTGGATCTCAACGTGACCTCGCAGGCGATGGCGGAGCCGGACATGACTTCCGGCGAGTGGGCCCGGGTGGCGGTCTCCGCCGCGGTGTGGGTGGTCCTGCCGCTGGTACTGGGGGCGATACGTGTGCTCCGCCGGGAGGTTTCCTGA
- a CDS encoding immune inhibitor A domain-containing protein has protein sequence MANDLAFPEKDCRKNSTEVTDAQVTSLVREFDEVIYPRETKAFSTPPDRAGTNAGLPGDFTGAGNRTVTLVDNIRDDNYFDFPKRLTYISGFFSEQLNELFDRNVITIDAYDWAHRTGADPQHEPADDPCVSRPARPRMYESTFAHEWQHLLTYYTDPDEETWISEGMADYAQRLAGYSETDIGVRHRGFDNHLACYQGFGIVKTAYNPNPRDCGGPANSPNLWDEGEPDEVLADYGITYQLMLYLHDRFGAKLLTRMHLDKENHGLAAVAAALPEGESLHDVLHDFQVTTLVDKVAGDPGGVVRGVARQRVTARSLRSTVNLDNPSAHGRPGAPPNGADYVKLPHGWRTVGFEGASSLPPVPLAWTLDAGMLFSGDTPDTDATAVREVEVPATDPVLRFTTTYGLEENFDYGYVTVSADGGKTYQMLKGDRTVDGPLGAAITGKAADVTLSYDLKPYAGKSVLLGFRYVSDGAVSIGGWHLKDVKVGATAVGGDSLDGWKSPTEIHPIPVHHWEVTLVGLAEDKVKVVPLNGFARLRRYPKVVAIVAYDEPTGTVTQYAPYTLTVDGKPYQPAA, from the coding sequence GTGGCCAACGATCTGGCCTTTCCCGAGAAGGACTGTCGCAAGAACTCCACCGAGGTCACCGACGCCCAGGTCACCTCGCTGGTCCGTGAGTTCGACGAGGTGATCTATCCTCGCGAGACCAAGGCCTTCAGCACCCCGCCGGACCGCGCCGGTACCAACGCGGGTCTGCCGGGCGACTTCACCGGGGCCGGCAACCGGACCGTCACACTCGTCGACAACATCCGCGACGACAACTACTTCGACTTCCCGAAGCGACTCACCTACATCTCCGGGTTCTTCTCCGAGCAGCTCAACGAGCTCTTCGACCGCAACGTGATCACGATCGACGCCTACGACTGGGCACATCGCACCGGGGCCGACCCGCAGCACGAACCGGCCGACGACCCGTGTGTCAGCCGCCCGGCCCGCCCGCGCATGTACGAGTCGACCTTCGCCCACGAATGGCAGCACCTGCTGACCTACTACACCGACCCGGACGAGGAGACGTGGATCAGCGAGGGGATGGCCGACTACGCCCAGCGGCTCGCCGGTTACTCCGAGACCGACATCGGGGTACGGCATCGCGGCTTCGACAACCACCTGGCCTGCTACCAGGGTTTCGGCATCGTCAAGACCGCCTACAACCCGAACCCGCGTGACTGCGGGGGCCCGGCCAACTCGCCGAACCTGTGGGACGAGGGCGAACCGGACGAGGTCCTCGCCGATTACGGCATCACCTATCAGCTCATGCTCTACCTCCACGACCGGTTCGGCGCGAAGCTGCTCACCCGGATGCACCTGGACAAGGAGAACCACGGCCTCGCGGCAGTCGCGGCCGCGCTGCCGGAGGGCGAGAGCCTGCACGACGTGCTGCACGATTTCCAGGTGACGACCCTGGTGGACAAGGTCGCCGGTGATCCGGGCGGCGTCGTCCGGGGGGTGGCCCGGCAGCGGGTGACCGCACGGAGCCTGCGGTCCACGGTGAACCTGGACAACCCGTCGGCCCACGGACGGCCCGGCGCGCCGCCCAACGGTGCCGATTACGTCAAGCTGCCGCACGGATGGCGGACGGTCGGTTTCGAGGGGGCGTCGTCGCTGCCGCCGGTGCCGCTGGCCTGGACCCTCGACGCGGGCATGCTCTTCTCCGGCGACACCCCGGACACCGACGCGACCGCGGTCCGCGAGGTCGAGGTGCCGGCCACCGACCCGGTCCTGCGGTTCACCACGACCTACGGCCTGGAGGAGAACTTCGACTATGGGTACGTGACAGTGTCGGCGGACGGCGGCAAGACCTATCAGATGCTCAAGGGCGACCGCACGGTCGACGGCCCACTCGGCGCGGCGATCACCGGCAAGGCCGCCGACGTCACCCTCTCCTACGACCTCAAGCCGTACGCCGGGAAGTCGGTTCTCCTGGGTTTCCGCTATGTCAGCGACGGCGCCGTGAGCATCGGTGGCTGGCACCTCAAGGACGTCAAGGTGGGTGCCACCGCGGTCGGCGGTGACAGCCTCGACGGCTGGAAGTCGCCCACCGAGATCCACCCGATCCCGGTGCATCACTGGGAGGTGACGCTGGTGGGACTGGCCGAGGACAAGGTGAAGGTGGTCCCGCTGAACGGCTTCGCCAGGCTCCGCCGCTATCCGAAGGTGGTCGCGATCGTCGCCTATGACGAGCCGACCGGCACGGTCACGCAATACGCCCCCTACACACTGACGGTCGACGGCAAGCCCTATCAGCCCGCCGCATAG
- a CDS encoding MerR family transcriptional regulator: protein MWTMEQLVERVSAALAAEYPGAPNGRVRELPDRRSIRWYTTIGLVDRPLGTRGRTVLYGPRHLLQLVAIKRRQAAGRTLAEIQEELAGASEQTLAAVARIPDRVLGTDPTPVPPAASRPPFWKASPAAPDPLSFSPSVDADLALETLAPASAAGATPDDDSAELRGGTTRRELAAAVEALVPSSPPVLPLITGLPLGGGVILLLPHHTTDLDRDDIAAAARPLLELLASRGLTDGRIA from the coding sequence ATGTGGACGATGGAGCAGTTGGTCGAGCGGGTGAGCGCGGCACTCGCCGCGGAGTACCCGGGCGCCCCCAACGGCCGCGTCCGGGAGCTGCCCGACCGCAGGTCGATCCGGTGGTATACGACGATCGGCCTGGTCGACCGGCCACTCGGCACGCGTGGGCGCACGGTCCTCTACGGGCCACGTCATCTCTTGCAGCTCGTCGCGATCAAGCGGCGCCAGGCCGCCGGACGCACCCTGGCCGAGATCCAGGAGGAGCTCGCCGGGGCCTCCGAGCAGACCCTTGCCGCCGTCGCGCGGATTCCCGATCGCGTGCTCGGCACCGATCCGACCCCGGTCCCGCCGGCAGCTTCCCGGCCCCCGTTCTGGAAGGCGTCGCCGGCCGCGCCGGATCCACTCTCGTTCTCCCCCTCGGTCGATGCCGACCTCGCCTTGGAGACCCTCGCCCCGGCGTCCGCCGCCGGCGCCACACCGGACGACGATTCCGCGGAGCTCCGCGGCGGCACCACCCGACGCGAGCTGGCCGCCGCGGTGGAGGCACTCGTTCCGTCATCGCCACCGGTGCTCCCGCTGATCACCGGGTTACCCCTGGGCGGTGGCGTGATCCTGCTGCTGCCGCACCACACCACCGACCTCGACCGCGACGACATCGCCGCGGCAGCCCGTCCTCTGCTCGAACTGCTCGCGTCCCGCGGGCTCACCGATGGGAGAATCGCATGA